The nucleotide window ATTGAATGCATGATTTCTCATTCATCGACAATTTTGTGTTAAGGTCTGATACAGTACTTCGAAGAGTTTCCTTCTCTTTGATCGAATTAGACAAGTTATTTTCCAGATCTGTAGTCTGGATTGCTTGGTTTCTTAAACTAGCTTCAATTATATCCCTTTCGTTGATCTGCTCTTGAAGCTTCCGTTGAACTTCCTCCAAGCATAGAAGCTTTGCTTTGAGATCTTCTTTAGAGGCAGAAAGCAGATTTTCCAATGCATAAACCTCGGTTTTGATCTTTTCTTCAGAGGCCTTATGGTGGTTTAATTCTTTAGTCAGTTCAATGATGACAGAATCCATGGAGACAACCGTATGCTCCAATTCTGCCACCTGTGATTTTGAAATCTTTAGCTTTTCTTGGGACCCTGAAAGCTCCAATGATGCAGTCTCTAGTGCTGCTTCAATTTTTGTGTTGTCTGCAATCTTAATATAGACTCCATTTAGCTCATTTTGTAACTTACGCAACTGATCTTCCATCTCATTTGCTTTCATTTGTGCTAGTTCCAACATGTTCTCAAACTGTAAAGCTCTTTTTGTCTGCAACTCAGCCTGCGAACTACTACTTTTATTGAGATCTTCAAGTGAATGCACTTTGCCAGCTGATGACACCAACTCTGCTTCAAGCTCTTTTATCTTTTCCTTTGACATCTTCAACTCGGCAGACAAGCTAGTGAATGCTTCCTTCATATCAAGAAGCCCCTTATGTTTCATGTCCTTATCTGTCGATGCTTCTTGGAGTGTCTCAAGATGCAAACTATGCTTTTGTAGAATTTCTAAAATATGATCTTTCACTATTTTCTGTTCAAGTTTGAGTTCTTCACAATGTCTGCTCATTTTCTCTAACTCTTCATTTGCTCTATCGACCTCAAACTTCATCGATGCCTTTTCAGATTCTGAAAGTTTCAGCTTCCCATTGACAGCTTCAAATTGGAGCTCAAGTTCTTTGATCTTCGCTTCCATTAGCAAATTGATATTTGGCACTGAATTTGCTGTTCCAAGATAACTAGAACCTGAGTTTTCTGTCAATTCAACTACTGGTTTGAGCATGCGTGAGCTTTCTTTAACATCTATCAATTCCTTCTCTGTAATGAATTCCTCATCAAATGCAGCTTCGTCATCTTCATTGCTTCCTTCTTTTTTGACCAGCTCTAGATAAGCATCAATCAGATATTCTTTTTCACCACCATATACCTGTGAATTAAACATTTTTGGAAGTAATAAACAAAGGTAATATGATTAATTGAGCAATGGTCAAGTTCAGGTTTGCTGTCTATGGCAACATGTGTTTATGCTGCTTAACaagaatataaattgctaaattgAAACATTAAGATTTTGGACACTGAATAGTTAGACTGACCATGTCTTAAAAAGCATAAAATCAACTACAACAAAATGGActtcaaaattatatttaaaatgattTCTCAAACTCTTGGAATCAGTGCCTTTTAGATTcaaagaatttttttataaaatagctGTTAGGCGAGTGATGGTTTATGGAGAAAAAGAAATCATATACTCAAATGAGAATATTGAGgttcaaaaatattttcattcataAGTAATTAGATGTAGTCTCAACAAAAGATAAAATGATGAGGAAAGGTGTGTTGATATTGTAGTGATAAGAGGTGAGACAGCTAGTACTAATGATATGAGTAGAATTAGAGAGAGATTTAATGAAATCTTGTCAGATATTatagataaaaaattaaatattcttaatttaactaaGGCTCAATGACAGTAAAAGATATATGCAGCTAGTGCCAAATAATTGAGACATTATAACTTGTTTATGCTAAATCAAATCCTTGGAACCAGAAATCATCCATATAACATGCAAATGTTATGTTTCGTTCAATAAAATTCATGATTTTTCTCATAGTTTTCAGAGTTCGGAGTCATACATTATAAAAACTTGGTCGATTCTTAAAGTATCATATTTGATTGGTGAATCGCCTTTTAAATTACTTCAAACATGTTCCAAAGGCTTAGGAGAACCTTAATTAAAACTTGAATTTGATTAAAATCAAGCGAGCTAAATTATTACAATTTGAGGTGCTATTATTTAATAAAGCAAGCTAAACGATGAAAATTTCTATCGATCATCACACATGATCATCTAATAACATATATAGCTCATCTATAATGGTTATTGAAATAGTTAATGCCAATTGAATACGTATTGTTGTAGACACATAAAAACTTTTGCGTTTCCCTATAATGACTATCAAAGAAAAATAAAGCAAGGAAATGATTAGGATGAACCTTTTCAGACTGGTCCACTTTAACATCAGTGGAACTTGCTTCTGAGCCTTCTGCCATTATGATTCCAGACGCTGGACTCTCCCTGCACCTGCTATTGCACAAAAGAATTACTCATTAATTCTCTTTGGCTACACAATATCATATGCAAAAGCTGTAAGCGCATTGAAAATTTTTGGCTACACTATATTACGTTTGCAATTGAACTCATCCTAAAAGAGAAAAAGCTGTAACACTGAACATGAGAAAACGTTCTGTCATGCCTTTCCTGGTTTTCTCCATTGCCATCTTTTTTTTGTGTGTAAACACCCTATCTATTGGATGTGATTAAATTGTAACATCTAATGGTGTCCGTGTATATTGAGAAACGCGCACCATTTAGAATAATTAGGACCAACGGATTGCAGACATCACCACAGCTTCCTGCACAGCAAAATTAAAGACTAACGAGCGACAAGGCGACGAAGCAAGTACTTCCTATCAAACAGATAATTGAACATTTCGAAAAAAACAAGATTACAAAAGCGGCAAAGAAATCACAAAGGAATTACACGATCGATCAAGGAATCTTCACATCAACTTACTTCGTTTCGTTCTCCTCAAACTGTACCGATTTGATACTTTTGATAACTGAACTCCTCAAATCACTCCAAATATCGAGCTTATTAAAGGTATCTGAAGAACATTTCCGTCAAAGATAGCTTTGAGAGACGAAGAACCAAACAGACCCGACATTCAATCCACGATGGAACGAAATACGAGGTGCAAATGCAAACGAGAAAAAACCCCGATCAATCGAAAGATTAATACACGAATTGTGAAACATATATCCGACTTAAATGGGCATCAAAAGCAACAGAAAGAAGAACCGAAGAAACGGATCAAAGTATATAGAGAAGTTTATTATTGCTTGCCTTGAGATCGAATGATCGAAATCCGATCGCCCTTCGCAACGATCTATCGGTAACTTCGATCGGCTCGTCTCTCCTTAATTCGCCGTTTAGGCTGAAAAGTAGAGACGGGAAGGAGAAAGGGAGGCAAAGCGAGGGAATCGTTTTACGTACGAAAATAGAAGCTGCGAGATGGACCCAACGGGCCCCGCGCTCGTTAGTTTCGACACCCTCGTCCCACCACCGGTATGGTTATCTCCACCAAGTGTAATTAATTACTAACATGCCATCGCGAGAGGGTGGGTGATTTGGGAGGGGTCGATCGAGAGGTTGGGATCCTCTGCGGCCATCATGTCTCCGATCTGAACCGTCCAATTCGCAACGTATTCGGATTCTTTCGTTCTTATTCTGTTTTATTCCTTTtaagagaaaatatttatattgcttaaataaaaaatattcgaaTATATTGTTTATCGTTTTTAATTGAATCTCTCTCTCTTGCATCAATAATCACATCGTCTAATTATTGTTTATGTTCATTTTCTGCTTACTCTATCCTCTGTGGAGGTCATATACAACATGTCTCAGTCACGTTGCCGAGGAGTGGCGCACTTGACGATATACTGAcggtgttcgacgaaatgccccTGAAACCAAGGCATCGTGACGTGCATACACCGAGATCAATGTCTCATACACGTCGCCCAGGAGGGGTGCGCTTGACGATGAACTGACATGACCCGAAGGGCACCTGCACTGCACTGAcggtgttcgacgaaatgccccTGAAACCAAGGCGTCGTTACGTGCATAAACTGagatcaacatataggttagtcaAGCTCACTTCTGATGTTTTGTATACAGGTGGCAGTAGCACAAAGATTTTTCTCGGGTTATATGTTCTTCCGCCCTAATCACTCTCGGTATATTGTTGCTGTGAATTATTTTCCAACACCACTATGAAAAAGATGGTCGACATGATGGCCCGGTCCAATCTCGATCTCTTAATTGACAAAATGAATCAGTGTTTCATGAGCCGGACCGGTCGAACGCGTCAAAATCGACCAAGACACCAGAGAGGGTCTCAATCAACGGATGAACTCACATCGGACAACGACTCGTCACCTTGTGCAGTTCAGGTGCGGGCACCACCACACACCCACCCGGGAGTTGGTGAGATTGCTGGACCAAGCAAAACCCCGTCACCATGGCCAAATCACCTGTTTCCGAAGCATGAGCGGGTTCGGTTAGATCAAAATCAACCAAACTCAAAGTAGGTGGGAAATGCGATTTATCTTATGTATATACACATTATTAACTACAGTTAATTCTGATTTGGTCCATGAGGTGAAGGACCGGAACGCCGGTTCGATGTTACTATATGAGCCCACGAAGTGCACAGGGCGAGGACGGGAgacggagagagaaagagaggtgtGGTAGATTTTGGTCATGGCGTCCAGGTTGTTGTGGGCTTCGAGAGCGGCCTCCTACCTGAGGATCTCTGCCTTTCACAGAGGCTTCTCGACAGGTGAATCTCTGATCTACGGAGACGATTCGATCTCTTCGCTAATGTTTTCTTGGTTCATTTGTGCGGAGATTTATCTGTGCATGGTGAGTGTGGGAGATCTTTGTTTTCCTGGTGTTTTGGTAGGCAGATCCGCTTTGATGGATGGTGAATATGGGAGGTTTTGAGATCTGTCGCCTCCAAGCGGAAGATCGGGGTATTATTGATGGGTTGGGTTTTGTGTTCTGTTTGATATTGTCGATGGTTGGATCAGCTAATATATGTGAAAGATTTGAAATCTTTTGGTGATATTAGGGTTTTGGTAAGAGCAATGATATGCGTCTTTAGATCGGTTTTTgttattttctgattttttttttcgtgGATTGAGGGTGATGGTTGATATATGAAGTATGGCAGTTGGTCTATTGTGAGATCGGAGTTGCTACTCCTGAATAATAGTTGGAATGTTCTTCATCAGATGCTTTAGCCTGGTGGACTAATGCAGAGATCAGCAGATCGCTTACTTGGAAACACATTTCTTCATTTTCTTATACCACAAAATATAAATTAACATGCATTTGTTGTAAATACCGGTGAGATCCATGTAGCATAACTTCATTAGTTCAGGGGCTTGGAAACTAGATTTTACTCGGATAATATCAGATCTTTTATGCGAAGGTGTTGTGGACTTCCAGTTGTATCAGCAAGTAGTGACAAATCTCATGAATACCTCCTTCGAGGTGTAGAAAACTGATTATAAATTTAATCATTTTTCATTACAGTTATTAAGGATCTGAAATATGCTGACACACATGAGTGGGTTAAAGTTGATGGCTCTTCTGCAACGATAGGAATAACTGACCATGCTCaggtaatttatttattttccttttctgGATTAGTTCCACCGGCATCATCTGATTATTAATTATCGCAACAATGTGGCAGCTTGTGTCTAAGATATTAATACCTAATTATCTAGATTGTGAATTCAATTAGGAGTACAACAAGCTAACAATCTCTTGTTCATCTCATCAGATAATTTTTCTACCTTCTGTAGAGCTTGTTAGTTTGCATTCATCTCAtatttgtataggatttttaatgATTATTCTTTCTACAAGTTCTATTTGTTATTTCTTTCCAGGATCACTTAGGTGATGTTGTGTATGTCGAGTTGCCAGAAGTTGGTGCGACTGTGGCACAGGGAAAGAACTTTGGTGCAGTTGAGAGTGTCAAGGCAACGAGTGATGTCAATTCTCCTGTATCTGGAGAAGTGGTTGAAGTCAACAGGGAGTTAGTTGGTTCTCCTGGATTGGTGAGTTTTGGACAACTTGTTCTTTTGCCAGTCACTTACTTTGCCAAAAGAACGTTTTCTCCTAATTTCCACATTATTTTCATTATTTCTCTAAATTATGTACATAAGCTTTAGTtagcttttaattttttttttcaaggctgttttcttttgttttagcTTACTTATTAGTATGATTGGAGGATATGCATCCAAAGAATCACCACTATTCAACTAGTGAACATTTAGGATTATGTGAAAGCCTGAAAATGCCAAGAGTGCAGATGTCTAGTTGAAAGTCGTTCAATGCTGTCTTTTATAAAAGAGCTTAGGTTCGTCGGATATCTATGTTGACTTGCATTAAATTACCGGGTCATTGTCTATTGAGGAAGCAATTGGTCAACATAGGTTTTGGAAACAAACAAGGCAGATGACTTATGATCCTACAATCTATACAAGTTTTCATGAAGGTGGTGCTGAGATCTGCTGCAAAAGAGAATAAAATGGCATAATTTCATGATGAAAATTGTCTGAGAAATGTGTAGGTGAAAAAAATACCAGATGGTGCCTTCCCCTTTTCCTTAATATCAGGTAACCAACTCACCAATTTTGGATTATAGACTTTCCATTTGTATTAGGCCAAATTTAGATTGCATTCACCATTTTGAACAAATAATTTCCTGTTTAATATATGTGGTAGGTCCAAATGGAGTCTCAGTCCCTTCCCCATCATCATCAcccccttcttcttccccctcTCTGTCTTTCAAAATTGTGTCTAGGTAATTTTATGCAAGTAAAGATATATTTCACAGAGATTTGAATCAGTTGATGAGAGTAGCGTAGGTTGGTCTTGTTAAGTAAATGGACTGAACAAAAGGACCTCGTATATTGTTGATCAAGCTATGCAGGATGCTTGCAGAAGTTCCCATCTTATGGTGTGCTTCATCGAATTGATATGAGATTCATACAGAAAAAAATAGAATACTGGGTGATCTAAGCTGGAAATCCGGATGATGTATTGGTTTGTTTGTTGCAGCACTGTGACAAAATTCTTAGACCAACTTTTCATAATGGTATGTATTACAAGGTATAAGGGGTGCACAAATAAATATAGTCATTAAACCAAAAGGCAAAAGGATGTTAAGGTGAAGTTAGAAGCAGTTCTTGTGATACTAAAACAAAAGCCTAAGGCTTTTCCGAAGCTTGTAAATGCAGGATTGTACCCAACTGGGGAGACAAGATGACTGACTTCTATGATGGAGATACTGCAAAATGGATTGAAAAGTTTGGAAGCATCTTAGGTGCTAGCTCTCTGAAATTTCAGCATAAGATGTGAGACCTCGAAGAAACATTCATCTTGATGAATAACTAATTCAGATGCGATGGTAATCATTAAAATTTAAAACCTACTAAAATGTAGGGAACAATTTTTATAGTAGGTTCATTTTTATGTGTAAGAAAATGAAGATCATTATATTTGTTGGTTTTCAATGAAACTGAGATATCTACTTCTTTGGAACCAAACATGGGTGTCATGCGACCGGTCGCTTCCATAGCAGTCTTTAGTTTCTCTGTATGCCAACTGCTTTGTCAGGGGTCTGTAGCCACCATGTTCACCTTGATAACTGCTACTAGAGCAATTTTTTGTCACACTCTCTGCAGTCCCCACTAGTTTATTTTGCATGTCAATTCAGTTTCTATGCTCAGATAACTCACTGGGACTAGACCAAATGATTTCCTACCATCTGTCTTGATGCTATACTATTACCAATACGAGCATCAGCTACAATGCCAGCTTGTGATAGCTGGTCAAAGCTGTTTTTGAGATCTCTTATGTCCAAAGGTTGGTTTGGATCCACAAAACATTTTCTCCAAAATGAAGTAGAGAGAATTTCATAATCTTATTGAAAGTTGGACATGCTCACCGACTATGTGGGTTATATCTCTGTTAGCTAAAAGGTCTGCAAGCAGCCAGAGAGACGATAAGTTCTATTAGGTATACATTTGTCTGGCAGATGCAATACCACAAAGATTGTTTACTGATGATGGATCTGTTACCTATAGAAGCCAACGAGCATGTGACCTTTCTATATGCAGGTCTCGTGCTTACTTTAGTGGATTCTGTTGATGGCTATACTGGATCCAAGGTAGCAGGTAGTTTTGCCGGTAGGACTCTTATAGTTGTCTAACAATATGACACTTCTTTAGAAAAACCTTGCCTGAAGTAAAATTTGAGTGGCCGAAGAAGATATAGTTTTTCATAGTACTTGGTCTTTGTTAATATGCATCCTAATTAATTGATGGCATGTACTTCACTAGAC belongs to Musa acuminata AAA Group cultivar baxijiao chromosome BXJ3-5, Cavendish_Baxijiao_AAA, whole genome shotgun sequence and includes:
- the LOC135638822 gene encoding glycine cleavage system H protein 2, mitochondrial-like yields the protein MASRLLWASRAASYLRISAFHRGFSTVIKDLKYADTHEWVKVDGSSATIGITDHAQDHLGDVVYVELPEVGATVAQGKNFGAVESVKATSDVNSPVSGEVVEVNRELVGSPGLVNGSPYENGWIIKVKMSDTGELNSLMDSNRYSKFCEEEDAKH